The following coding sequences lie in one Haematobia irritans isolate KBUSLIRL chromosome 3, ASM5000362v1, whole genome shotgun sequence genomic window:
- the dod gene encoding (peptidyl-prolyl cis/trans isomerase) NIMA-interacting 1 dodo — MSDNESKVPEGWEMRTSRSTGLTYYLNIYTKESQWDMPTEPAKKEVTSSGPNEVRCSHLLVKHSGSRRPSSWREEKITRSKEEAREILEDYRKQIENGASLDELAQKYSDCSSAKRGGDLGLFGRGQMQKPFEEAAFSLKVGQLSKIVDTDSGLHIILRTE; from the exons ATGTCGGATAACGAAAGTAAGGTACCCGAAGGATGGGAGATGAGAACAAGTCGTTCTACAG GCCTGACATACTATCTAAATATTTACACTAAGGAATCACAATGGGATATGCCGACAGAACCAGCCAAGAAGGAAGTCACATCCAGTGGACCCAATGAAGTTCGTTGCTCCCATTTGCTGGTTAAACATAGTGGTAGTCGCCGTCCATCTTCCTGGCGTGAGGAGAAAATCACCCGCAGCAAGGAAGAAGCTCGAGAAATTTTAGAAGACTATcgcaaacaaattgaaaatggtGCCAGTTTGGATGAACTAGCACAGAAATATTCCGATTGTAGTTCGGCCAAGAGAGGTGGAGATTTGGGTCTGTTTGGACGTGGTCAAATGCAAAAGCCTTTCGAAGAGGCTGCATTCAGTTTAAAAGTGGGTCAATTATCAAAAATTGTCGACACAGACTCGGGATTGCATATTATTCTACGCACAGAATAA